A region of the Cricetulus griseus strain 17A/GY chromosome 7, alternate assembly CriGri-PICRH-1.0, whole genome shotgun sequence genome:
CTGCTGGTATGTGGACCATGGGTACCACCTCCGTTTGGGTAGAAGATGACACTGGGCTTAGAACAGCTTAAAAGGAAGAGCAGTGTGGGGATAGGGAAACGCATCTACATTGATTGCAGTGACCCAGAAGCAACACCAGGACTTTTCCTATAAGGTTGGAATTAGGCAAAGGCAAGGGGGGAGGTGGCTTCAGAGAAAGGAGATCTGGTCCACTATTTCTGCTCTACTATCCTAACTCCCCACTCTGAAAACCCCTTACCATATGCTCAATTTAGACAGTGCCCTAACCATGGTTGCTCCCTTAATTGATCCTGTATCTTCAACCCTATAACTCCCCAATTAACTTCCCTTTAGATAGTGAAAACTTACAATTTCACTtcctatttctttatttcctcccaGTTACAAAGCCATCACCGGTTAGGTATTTTCATACAACATctccagagggagaagggaaaaccaaagtatttttttttcttgtgtaacTGGTGCCAAATATCTCATGCTGCTTCTAGAAGGCAGGCTTCCTGCCAAGTTCCTCTCCAGTCTTTCCCAGAAGCATGTAAAATCCCTCTGGGACAGGCTGGATCTCCTTCCAGGCCCCAACAgcgtgtacatgcacatgtgagcacatgtgcGGTGTCTTCGAGTGTCTGTTACTCTACATCCTGTTTGTTTTACCAATAGACAGTTGAGGCTAGGTGATGGGCGAGACCTCCTCAAGACGTGTTTTAGACTCAGCAAGCTCAAGGAACTCCTTGGGAGATCAGTTCAGAAAAACCTAAGACTGTTGATTTGAGGCACACATTGTATAGCATTTCCTGAGGAGCTCTCAccagaaaaggggggaggaggtCGCTAAACAAGGTCAGAGTCCATAGGTCTGTTCCCACCTCTGACACCAACGAGCTGGGACACCTTGaccagatttttttctctttctgagatCACCCCCTATTTCATTATCTGTCCTGGGGAAAAGGTATTTAAATTACATTGCTTTTATCATCCATTGTTAGTATTCTGCATTATTATAATTCCAAATCCCTGGTGTAGAAAACCCTCAACTGAGAAGAGTGGCTGGGACCCTTCTGTTTTTTCCTCGGCAACTTCCAaggatcaaaaaacaaaacaaaataaaacaaaacccttaagGATGCAGCCTATGGGTAAATAAAGCTCCCTAGTGGAATCCTCTAGGACCAGAGTGCAGAGGCAGAAATACCCCTGACTTTCCAACCTTTCTTCCAGTCAGAATGAGGAGGCAGGGAAATGAACCAACTTGACTCAAAATTCTGATTGAGACGATACAAGATCGACACACAGAATAAAGGACCTAGTAGATGCAGGGAAGTTTTGAGACAAGCAggtggtgtgtgtgcgcgcgctggGCTGGAGTAGGCATGAAACTGTAGAGATTTGACTCCTGGCCCCCAGAAGTCAGACATCTATCACCAGGAAAGATTCTCTCCCAAATTCCAGCCCCATGACCCTCCTGTACTTACACGGAGCCCCACTCTGCCATCATTAAGTGACAACACCCCCTTTGGTGCATATGACAGCAAGGCCCTGACAGTAAGAGCTAAGGAAGACAAGCAAGGAATGGTGGGTAGGGTGCTTGCTGCCGTCTAGGCAGAATCATGCAAGGGCAAGAACAGCTTTGTGCATGATGTTGGTGGGACCTGGGCGGGGGGGGgcacttgggggagggggtcccGGTGCCCACGTGCAGATGTCCATGTGCTGGCGCGAAGCAAAGGCCTCGAGGCCCGAAGTGGCTCCGAGACCAGGGCAGGGGTCGGTGGCCGCAGGGCGTGGCCTGGCTCGGCTCATGCGTAGGGCTCTTCCACAGGCTTGCATCCGGGCTTGCAAACCCGACCTCTCGGCGGAGACGCCCGTGTTCCCAGGCAACGGGGACGAGCAGCCGCTGACCGAGAACCCCCGGAAGTACGTCATGGGTCACTTCCGCTGGGACCGCTTCGGCCCGAGGAACAGCAGCGGCGCGGCGCAGAGGCgcgcggaggaggaggaggatgcgGTGGCGGTGGAAGACGCTCGCGCTGAGCCCGGCCTGCGCGAGGGCAAGCGCTCCTACTCCATGGAGCACTTCCGCTGGGGCAAGCCGGTGGGCAAGAAGCGACGCCCAGTGAAGGTGTACCCCAGCGTGGCCGAGAACGAGTCGGCAGAGGCCTTTCCTCTGGAGTTCAGGAGGGAGCTGGCAGGCGAGCGGCCCGACGGCGTGGAGCACGTCCTGGAGGCCGACGCGGACGCCGAGAAGGAGGACGGGCCCTATCGGATGGAGCGCTTCCGCTGGGGCAGCCCGCCCAAGGACAAGCGCTATGGCGGCTTCATGACCTCCGAGAAGAGCCAGACGCCCCTGGTGACACTCTTTAAGAACGCCATCGTCAAGAACGCTCACAAGAAGGGCCAGTGAGGGCGCAGGGGTCTTCGCACTCCAAGCTCCCTCCCTGCATGGGCGAGCCACTCGCCACAGACCTCAAGCCTCCTAGAGCTGCCTGTAGTTAGGAAATAAAACCTTTCAGATTTCACAGACGGCTCTGACCTTCAATATAGACCGCGTGAATAAAGTCAAAACACACAGCCATCCAATGACACTACCTACCATGTGACCAGgtagtgaaaacaaaacaaaaaacaaaacaaaacaaaaactctaccCACTTGTCCCAGCAAATGACTCGGGTTGGCGTGGGGGAGGCAGATAGTTTGGAGGACTCAGGGCTGTTGTTCTCTGTCCTAGGATGACTGGCCCCAAAGCAGGATTCCTACAAGAGTGACCTTAGGGTGGCACATCCAAGGTGG
Encoded here:
- the Pomc gene encoding pro-opiomelanocortin isoform X2 encodes the protein MPRSCYSRSWALLLALLLQTSMEVWGWCLESRQCQDLTTESNLLACIRACKPDLSAETPVFPGNGDEQPLTENPRKYVMGHFRWDRFGPRNSSGAAQRRAEEEEDAVAVEDARAEPGLREGKRSYSMEHFRWGKPVGKKRRPVKVYPSVAENESAEAFPLEFRRELAGERPDGVEHVLEADADAEKEDGPYRMERFRWGSPPKDKRYGGFMTSEKSQTPLVTLFKNAIVKNAHKKGQ